A DNA window from Xanthomonas campestris pv. campestris str. ATCC 33913 contains the following coding sequences:
- the metX gene encoding homoserine O-acetyltransferase MetX — MTEFIPTGTRFHALPSPLPMKRGGVLHQARVAYETWGTLDADHGNAVLIVTGLSPNAHAAANADNPEPGWWEAMVGPGKPIDTDRWFVVCVNSLGSCKGSTGPASIDPATGAPYRLSFPELSIEDVADAAADVVRALGIAQLACLIGNSMGGMTALALLLRHPGIARSHINISGSAQALPFSIAIRSLQREAIRLDPHWNGGHYDDVQYPESGMRMARKLGVITYRSALEWDGRFGRVRLDSELTAEDPFGLEFQVESYLEGHARRFVRFFDPNCYLYLSRSMDWFDLAEYAPDTRADAAAPESGVLAGLAQIRIARALAIGANTDILFPVQQQEQIAEGLRAGGADAQFLGLDSPQGHDAFLVDFARFGPAVRAFLADC, encoded by the coding sequence ATGACCGAATTCATTCCCACCGGTACCCGCTTCCACGCCCTGCCCTCGCCGTTGCCGATGAAACGCGGCGGTGTACTGCATCAGGCCAGGGTGGCCTATGAAACCTGGGGCACGCTGGATGCGGACCACGGCAATGCCGTGTTGATCGTCACCGGCCTGTCGCCCAATGCCCACGCCGCGGCCAATGCCGACAACCCCGAGCCCGGTTGGTGGGAAGCGATGGTGGGCCCGGGCAAGCCGATCGACACCGATCGCTGGTTCGTGGTGTGCGTCAACTCGTTGGGCAGTTGCAAAGGCTCCACCGGCCCGGCTTCGATCGACCCGGCCACCGGCGCGCCCTACCGGCTGTCGTTCCCCGAATTGTCCATCGAAGATGTCGCCGATGCCGCGGCCGATGTGGTGCGCGCACTGGGCATCGCGCAGCTGGCCTGCCTGATCGGCAACTCGATGGGGGGCATGACCGCGTTGGCGTTGCTGCTGCGCCACCCGGGCATCGCGCGCAGCCACATCAACATCTCCGGCAGCGCGCAGGCGTTGCCGTTTTCGATCGCCATCCGCTCGCTGCAGCGCGAAGCCATTCGCCTGGATCCGCACTGGAACGGCGGCCACTACGACGATGTGCAGTACCCGGAATCGGGCATGCGCATGGCGCGCAAGCTGGGCGTGATCACTTACCGCTCGGCGCTGGAATGGGATGGCCGTTTCGGCCGCGTGCGGCTGGATTCCGAACTGACCGCCGAGGATCCATTCGGGCTCGAATTCCAGGTCGAAAGCTATCTCGAAGGCCATGCACGCCGCTTCGTGCGCTTCTTCGACCCCAACTGCTATCTCTATCTAAGCCGCTCGATGGATTGGTTCGATCTGGCCGAATACGCACCGGACACACGCGCCGACGCCGCAGCGCCAGAATCCGGCGTGCTGGCAGGGCTGGCGCAGATCCGCATCGCGCGCGCACTGGCGATCGGCGCCAACACCGACATCTTGTTCCCGGTGCAGCAGCAGGAACAGATTGCCGAAGGCCTGCGTGCCGGGGGCGCCGATGCACAGTTCCTGGGCCTGGATTCCCCGCAGGGCCACGACGCCTTCCTGGTGGATTTCGCCCGCTTCGGCCCGGCAGTGCGGGCCTTTCTTGCAGACTGCTGA
- a CDS encoding DUF1294 domain-containing protein, whose amino-acid sequence MRYQGRLSDWDDHKGFGFVVPHGGGERAFVHIGAFGPQRRRPCNGDVLTYAVQRDAHARLKATQVRWADRSTQARTRQRGSGLPRKFIAAMFLGAIVAAVVLQRLPLLVLLWYVAASGVAVLAYAIDKSAAQRNQWRTPEATLHLIGVLGGWPGALLAQEWFRHKCSKAAFQLAFWITAGLNVGLLLWAWLQPGLMATLRAVLD is encoded by the coding sequence ATGCGTTATCAGGGGCGTCTGAGCGATTGGGATGACCACAAGGGCTTCGGGTTCGTCGTGCCGCATGGCGGTGGCGAGCGTGCCTTCGTGCATATCGGCGCATTTGGGCCGCAGCGGCGGCGGCCCTGCAATGGCGATGTGCTCACCTACGCGGTGCAGCGCGATGCACACGCGCGGCTGAAGGCCACGCAGGTGCGCTGGGCAGACCGCAGCACCCAGGCCAGGACCCGGCAACGCGGCAGCGGCCTGCCGCGCAAGTTCATTGCGGCGATGTTCCTGGGCGCGATCGTCGCCGCCGTCGTGCTGCAGCGGCTGCCGTTGCTGGTGCTGCTCTGGTATGTGGCCGCCAGTGGGGTGGCCGTGCTGGCCTACGCCATCGACAAGTCTGCGGCGCAACGCAACCAATGGCGGACGCCGGAAGCCACCTTGCACCTGATCGGTGTGCTGGGCGGCTGGCCTGGCGCGTTGCTGGCGCAGGAATGGTTTCGCCATAAATGCAGCAAGGCCGCGTTCCAGCTGGCGTTCTGGATCACCGCCGGGTTGAATGTCGGCCTGTTGCTGTGGGCCTGGCTGCAGCCGGGGCTGATGGCCACGCTCCGGGCGGTGCTGGACTGA
- a CDS encoding tetratricopeptide repeat protein translates to MAIFVACIVVLAVLAFGLVLRPLWREARGLAGALVVLLLAASAALYWLVGTPAAIEQTADRPAKPRTLDEAIVQLRTALARNPDQAEGWVLLGRSLSSQEKFAEARDAFARAVALRPDEPDVLVAAAQTRMLADDTPQPDHEAQRLLEHALAVQPEHERARWFLGVVQRQAGQPAAASATWLPLLEVVDPKTRPGLLEQINAARREAKLEPIQAAAPATATASTGKAIRVRVVLDAEFAKRAGLPADTSVFVIARSADTPMPVAVEKHPLSALPLTVTLDDGDSPMPTRTLSSLDKVQLVARLSRSGNAMRQSDDVESTPVTVQLPTDAQLELVIGR, encoded by the coding sequence ATGGCGATCTTTGTCGCGTGCATCGTGGTGCTGGCGGTATTGGCTTTCGGCCTGGTGCTACGCCCGCTGTGGCGTGAGGCGCGCGGCTTGGCCGGCGCGCTGGTGGTGTTGCTGCTGGCGGCCAGCGCCGCGCTTTACTGGCTGGTTGGCACGCCGGCGGCGATCGAACAGACCGCCGACCGCCCGGCCAAGCCACGCACATTGGACGAGGCCATCGTGCAACTGCGCACTGCCCTGGCGCGCAACCCAGACCAGGCCGAAGGCTGGGTGCTGCTGGGGCGGTCGCTGTCCAGCCAGGAGAAGTTCGCCGAAGCGCGCGATGCATTTGCCCGTGCCGTGGCGCTGCGCCCGGACGAGCCGGATGTATTGGTGGCCGCCGCGCAAACGCGCATGCTCGCCGATGACACACCGCAGCCGGATCACGAGGCGCAACGCCTGCTCGAACATGCGCTTGCGGTGCAGCCCGAACACGAGCGTGCGCGCTGGTTCCTCGGCGTGGTGCAACGCCAGGCCGGGCAGCCCGCAGCCGCCAGCGCTACCTGGCTGCCGCTGCTGGAGGTGGTGGACCCCAAGACCCGCCCCGGGCTGCTGGAACAGATCAATGCCGCGCGTCGCGAGGCCAAGCTGGAGCCGATCCAGGCCGCCGCCCCGGCAACCGCCACGGCCAGCACAGGCAAGGCCATTCGCGTGCGGGTGGTGCTGGACGCCGAGTTCGCCAAGCGCGCCGGCTTGCCCGCCGACACCAGTGTGTTCGTGATTGCACGCTCCGCCGACACCCCGATGCCGGTGGCGGTGGAAAAACACCCGCTCAGCGCGCTGCCGTTGACCGTCACCCTGGATGATGGCGACAGCCCGATGCCCACGCGCACGCTGTCGTCGCTGGACAAGGTGCAACTGGTGGCCCGGCTCTCGCGCAGCGGCAATGCGATGCGCCAGAGCGACGATGTGGAAAGCACGCCGGTGACGGTGCAGTTGCCCACCGATGCGCAGTTGGAGCTGGTCATCGGCCGCTGA
- the cydC gene encoding thiol reductant ABC exporter subunit CydC: MKHPAPDRLRDVFTRHLWRLLVSAVLVLVTALTGVGLLSLSGGFLTAAALAGVAGMGSGFNFFSPSAGIRALTFARIVSRYGEKLIGHDATLRIARDARVWFFRRALPLAPGRLSATRTGDLLARLMSDIGEVDGVSVRALAPLSALLGVWCAGVMAAAVIYPPAAALLVVLGLLIGVLVPWQVARGGAAREQRRTQQRAALRTQAFEGLEGAADLAAVEAQGTWITRIDTAATALAQGDRSQRRHLIGGNLLHALCGGIGLAGMLWLALDAAERDLIDAAMAAGLVFLTMALLEVWAGAGLALQALQSARVAGQRLQAIVDQAPSVQDPPQPVAVPPSGVLELRQVRFAWPGAARPVLQAVDLRLGPGERIAISGDSGSGKSTLSALLLRLWDPQDGQVDYAGIALRAFAQAQWHQRIAWLPQNAPVFAGTVRENLAIGDAAASDAALWAVLDQVRLRDWATTQNGLETWVGENGATLSAGQARRLALARALLRDAQILLLDEPTDGLDVDTADALLIDLAAALGQRSLVMITHDSVPDGVVQRRYRMRDGVLEALP, translated from the coding sequence ATGTGTTTACCCGCCACCTGTGGCGGTTGCTGGTGTCGGCGGTGCTGGTGCTGGTCACCGCGCTGACGGGCGTTGGCTTGCTCAGCCTGTCTGGCGGGTTTCTCACCGCCGCAGCCCTGGCCGGTGTTGCCGGGATGGGCTCGGGCTTCAATTTTTTCTCGCCCTCGGCCGGGATCCGGGCGTTGACGTTCGCGCGGATCGTGTCGCGCTACGGCGAGAAACTGATCGGCCACGACGCCACCTTGCGCATTGCGCGCGATGCGCGGGTGTGGTTCTTCCGTCGCGCCTTGCCGCTCGCACCCGGACGCCTGTCGGCCACACGCACCGGTGACCTGCTGGCGCGGCTGATGTCCGATATCGGCGAGGTCGATGGCGTCAGCGTGCGCGCGCTGGCACCGCTGTCTGCATTACTGGGTGTGTGGTGCGCCGGCGTGATGGCCGCCGCGGTGATCTACCCACCGGCTGCAGCGCTGCTGGTGGTGCTGGGGCTGCTGATCGGCGTGCTGGTGCCGTGGCAGGTGGCGCGTGGCGGCGCCGCGCGCGAACAGCGCCGCACCCAGCAGCGCGCCGCCTTGCGCACGCAAGCCTTCGAGGGACTGGAGGGCGCGGCGGATCTGGCCGCGGTGGAGGCACAAGGCACCTGGATCACCCGCATCGACACCGCCGCCACGGCCTTGGCGCAGGGCGACCGCAGCCAGCGGCGGCACCTGATCGGCGGCAATTTGCTGCATGCGCTCTGCGGCGGCATCGGCTTGGCGGGCATGCTGTGGCTGGCGCTGGATGCGGCCGAACGCGACCTGATCGACGCCGCGATGGCAGCCGGCCTGGTGTTCCTGACCATGGCCTTGCTGGAGGTGTGGGCCGGCGCCGGCCTGGCGTTGCAGGCGCTGCAGAGTGCGCGCGTGGCCGGGCAGCGCCTGCAGGCGATCGTGGACCAGGCGCCTTCGGTGCAGGACCCGCCGCAGCCGGTCGCGGTGCCGCCCAGCGGTGTGCTGGAACTGCGCCAGGTGCGCTTTGCCTGGCCGGGGGCCGCGCGGCCGGTGCTGCAGGCGGTGGACCTGCGGCTGGGCCCGGGCGAGCGCATCGCCATCAGCGGCGATAGCGGCAGCGGCAAGAGCACGCTGTCGGCCCTGCTGCTGCGGCTGTGGGACCCGCAAGACGGGCAGGTGGACTACGCCGGCATCGCGCTGCGTGCGTTCGCCCAGGCGCAGTGGCACCAACGCATTGCCTGGCTGCCGCAGAACGCGCCGGTGTTTGCCGGCACGGTGCGCGAGAACCTGGCCATCGGCGATGCCGCTGCCAGCGATGCCGCGCTATGGGCCGTGCTCGATCAGGTGCGCCTGCGCGACTGGGCCACCACCCAGAACGGCCTGGAGACCTGGGTGGGCGAAAACGGCGCCACGCTTTCGGCTGGCCAGGCCCGCCGGCTCGCTTTGGCACGCGCGCTGTTGCGCGATGCGCAGATCCTGCTGCTGGACGAACCCACCGACGGCCTGGACGTGGATACCGCAGATGCGCTGTTGATTGACCTCGCCGCCGCCCTCGGCCAGCGCAGCCTGGTGATGATCACCCACGACAGCGTGCCCGACGGCGTGGTGCAGCGGCGCTACCGGATGCGGGACGGGGTGCTGGAAGCGCTGCCCTGA